The Gloeocapsopsis sp. IPPAS B-1203 genome contains a region encoding:
- a CDS encoding Arc family DNA-binding protein: MANLSLRDVPEELYQRIKEIADQERRSVNQQIIVLLEQSLQQKRSRSEVLASIAQRNATIAKRVGITPDSAQMIAEDRQR, from the coding sequence ATGGCAAACCTAAGTTTACGGGATGTTCCAGAAGAACTTTATCAACGAATTAAAGAAATTGCAGATCAAGAACGTCGCTCGGTAAATCAGCAGATTATTGTACTCTTAGAGCAGTCATTACAACAAAAGCGATCGCGAAGTGAAGTATTAGCAAGTATCGCTCAACGAAACGCCACAATTGCCAAACGTGTTGGCATAACGCCTGATTCGGCACAAATGATTGCAGAAGATCGCCAGCGTTAA
- a CDS encoding HepT-like ribonuclease domain-containing protein, producing MKNDQFYLADIIQRIERIETYTQEGKDVFLEALIIQDAVIRNVEVIGEAVKRLSQELRQSHPEVPWRRIAIFTRRLDSRIFGCRSQ from the coding sequence GTGAAGAACGATCAGTTTTACTTAGCTGATATCATTCAACGGATTGAGCGCATTGAGACATATACTCAAGAGGGTAAGGATGTTTTTTTAGAGGCTCTTATTATTCAGGATGCGGTGATTCGTAATGTTGAAGTGATTGGAGAAGCTGTTAAAAGACTATCTCAAGAACTACGGCAAAGTCATCCTGAAGTTCCCTGGCGGCGGATAGCTATCTTTACAAGACGTCTTGATTCACGGATATTTGGGTGTCGATCTCAATGA
- a CDS encoding TonB-dependent receptor: MKISFSLFWITLLNLAFTTFALTAVAGETQQTLNNTVSKITLLKLLRQYRSNIPQLSEIKHSHTRAELLTQQRPTIDSPSEPIIVDDEILIEVEGIRDTPTTSTPIYEITEEEIQRQRPNSLAEVLRNLPGFAINDAGFGADIHTGTFYRGNSINQSVFLLNGRPINTNISTYHGNIDLNSIPVDAIERVELSSGTSSTLYGSEAFGGVVSIITKQGTEIPRFNGLAEFGSYDRSNYRASYGGTFGPLRLNFGYEDFFAENRYPVPEGAANRDAEGLLFNGDTATSNYYGSAVLDLDNSNTLSLDAYIISSRRGLLYFGFPLQRDRLDHDVVNIGLSWRSLLNGSEDSILNTTLSYNQDYFSTYGPTQNIFYRQGILNSQSIAARVEHEWQLNPTNNLHWGLDLRNRYLNGDVLSTDPDRIALNETEYRERFEGALFALNTWNINDAWQAELGLRQNVTSEYGSYLNPSVGLRWDASPNVALRGSWVSVQRNPGLDQLYVYDTVHNWLPNPDLEPETGSSWTAGVDVQFATNLTGQFTYFGSSLSDRLGIQFGRWANIGLVNTNGLEAALRWQIAPQWSTFVNYTYTDARIASGVEQGLQLGFVPYSVAQLGIGYQSQGWQVNLFASYFSGARRAFFNTPGVNNTDFSPSWLNLDVGVRVPLLSNLALTLYVENLADVAYEKSNRIYHPGRTYRIGITSDF, translated from the coding sequence GTGAAAATATCGTTCTCTTTATTTTGGATTACATTACTAAACTTAGCCTTTACAACTTTCGCCTTGACTGCTGTAGCAGGAGAAACACAGCAAACCTTAAATAATACTGTATCTAAAATAACTTTACTCAAACTTTTACGACAATATCGGTCTAATATCCCTCAACTTAGTGAAATCAAACATTCACATACAAGGGCAGAATTATTAACTCAGCAGCGACCAACAATTGATAGTCCATCCGAACCAATCATTGTAGATGATGAAATTTTAATTGAAGTAGAAGGCATAAGAGACACTCCTACTACCTCAACTCCCATTTACGAAATTACTGAAGAAGAGATTCAAAGGCAAAGACCTAATAGTTTAGCCGAAGTCTTACGTAACTTACCAGGGTTTGCGATTAATGACGCTGGCTTTGGTGCAGATATTCACACAGGGACATTCTACCGAGGAAATTCAATTAATCAATCAGTATTTCTTCTCAACGGTAGACCAATTAATACTAACATCAGCACCTATCACGGTAATATTGATCTTAATAGCATTCCCGTTGATGCAATCGAGAGAGTAGAACTTTCTAGTGGTACAAGTTCAACGTTGTACGGTTCAGAAGCCTTTGGTGGTGTTGTCAGCATTATTACCAAACAGGGAACAGAAATTCCTCGATTTAATGGTTTAGCAGAATTTGGTTCATACGATCGCTCTAATTATCGTGCCAGCTACGGTGGAACTTTTGGACCTCTGAGACTAAATTTTGGTTACGAAGATTTCTTTGCTGAAAACCGTTATCCGGTTCCTGAGGGCGCAGCAAATCGCGATGCGGAAGGATTACTGTTTAATGGAGACACTGCAACAAGTAATTATTATGGCAGTGCTGTTTTAGATTTAGATAATAGTAATACCCTTAGTTTAGATGCATACATCATTAGTAGTCGTCGCGGTTTACTTTATTTTGGTTTTCCTCTACAACGCGATCGCTTAGACCATGATGTTGTCAATATTGGTTTATCATGGCGAAGTTTACTCAATGGTAGTGAAGATTCAATTTTAAATACAACACTTTCTTATAACCAAGACTACTTTAGTACTTACGGTCCCACACAAAACATTTTCTATCGTCAAGGTATTCTCAATTCACAATCTATTGCAGCACGAGTAGAACATGAATGGCAATTGAATCCAACGAATAACTTACACTGGGGATTAGATCTACGCAACAGATATTTAAATGGTGATGTTTTAAGCACTGATCCTGATAGGATAGCCCTGAACGAAACCGAATATCGTGAAAGGTTTGAAGGTGCTTTATTTGCCTTAAATACCTGGAATATTAATGATGCTTGGCAAGCTGAATTAGGACTTAGACAGAATGTTACAAGTGAATACGGAAGTTATTTAAATCCAAGTGTCGGTTTACGCTGGGATGCAAGTCCAAATGTGGCGCTACGCGGTAGCTGGGTTTCTGTACAACGTAACCCTGGCTTAGATCAGTTATATGTTTATGATACTGTTCACAACTGGCTACCAAACCCAGATTTAGAACCCGAAACAGGTTCATCATGGACAGCAGGCGTTGATGTCCAATTTGCAACTAATTTGACAGGGCAATTTACGTATTTTGGCAGTAGTTTAAGCGATCGCCTCGGAATTCAGTTTGGACGCTGGGCAAACATTGGTTTAGTCAATACTAATGGTTTGGAAGCAGCCTTAAGGTGGCAAATTGCTCCTCAATGGTCAACATTTGTTAACTACACTTACACAGATGCTAGAATTGCCAGCGGCGTGGAACAAGGATTACAACTCGGTTTTGTCCCTTACTCAGTCGCACAGCTAGGAATTGGTTATCAATCTCAAGGATGGCAAGTCAATTTATTTGCAAGTTACTTCAGCGGTGCGCGTCGGGCGTTCTTCAACACTCCTGGTGTGAATAACACTGATTTTTCTCCATCTTGGCTCAATTTAGATGTTGGCGTACGAGTTCCTTTACTTAGTAATCTCGCGCTAACATTGTATGTAGAGAACTTAGCTGATGTTGCCTACGAAAAATCAAACCGGATTTATCATCCTGGCAGGACATATCGTATAGGTATCACCTCTGATTTTTAA
- the trxB gene encoding thioredoxin-disulfide reductase — translation MTNPTVENLVIIGSGPAGYTAAIYAARANLKPIVFEGFQVGGLPGGQLMTTTEVENFPGFPQGITGPDLMDQMKAQAERWGAELYTEDVTYVDLSQRPFTVRSEEREFKTNSIVIATGATAKRLGLPCEGEFWSRGISACAICDGATPIFHGAELAVVGGGDSAAEESIYLTKYGSQVHMLVRSDTMRASKAMQDRVLSNPKIQVHWNTEPIDVFGNEKHMEGVKVRNTQTGEEGKIHAKGLFYAIGHKPNTSLFQGQIELDDVGYIVTKPGSPETSVEGVFAAGDVQDHEYRQAITAAGSGCMAAMLAERWLSSNGLIQEFHQEGENLHLDNELVHEAVKTEENGEFNLSTTRHQGGYALRKLFHESDRLMMVKYVAPGCGPCHTLKPILNKVVDEFDGKIHFVEIDIDKERDIAETAGVSGTPTIQLFKNQELLMEVKGIKQKSQYRQLIEANL, via the coding sequence ATGACAAATCCAACAGTAGAGAACTTGGTAATTATTGGTTCGGGTCCAGCTGGGTATACGGCTGCAATTTATGCTGCACGAGCTAACCTCAAACCGATTGTATTTGAAGGCTTTCAAGTTGGTGGTTTGCCTGGTGGACAGCTCATGACAACGACAGAAGTAGAAAATTTCCCAGGCTTTCCCCAAGGTATTACAGGACCTGATTTGATGGATCAGATGAAAGCGCAAGCTGAACGCTGGGGAGCCGAGTTATATACAGAAGATGTTACCTACGTTGATCTAAGTCAACGTCCGTTTACAGTACGTTCAGAAGAACGCGAGTTTAAAACGAATAGTATAGTCATAGCCACTGGTGCGACAGCAAAGCGCTTAGGATTACCTTGCGAAGGTGAGTTTTGGAGTCGAGGAATTTCAGCGTGTGCAATCTGCGATGGTGCAACACCGATTTTTCATGGTGCTGAACTTGCGGTAGTTGGTGGTGGAGACTCTGCTGCTGAAGAATCAATTTACCTTACCAAGTATGGTTCGCAAGTACATATGCTGGTCAGAAGTGACACAATGCGGGCAAGTAAAGCGATGCAAGACCGCGTTTTGAGTAATCCCAAAATTCAAGTGCATTGGAATACCGAACCAATAGATGTGTTTGGGAACGAAAAGCATATGGAAGGCGTAAAAGTCCGCAATACCCAAACTGGTGAAGAAGGCAAAATTCATGCCAAAGGGCTATTTTATGCGATTGGACATAAACCAAATACATCACTGTTTCAAGGACAAATTGAACTCGACGATGTAGGCTATATTGTCACCAAGCCTGGTTCGCCAGAAACAAGTGTTGAAGGTGTGTTTGCAGCAGGTGACGTGCAAGATCATGAATATCGTCAAGCAATTACGGCGGCTGGTTCAGGTTGTATGGCAGCAATGTTAGCTGAACGGTGGTTGTCTTCTAATGGTTTAATTCAAGAATTTCATCAAGAGGGAGAGAATTTACACTTAGATAATGAGCTAGTTCACGAAGCAGTCAAGACAGAGGAGAATGGCGAATTTAATTTGAGTACAACACGTCATCAAGGTGGTTATGCTTTACGTAAGTTGTTCCACGAAAGCGATCGCTTAATGATGGTTAAGTATGTCGCCCCTGGCTGCGGTCCTTGTCACACATTAAAACCAATTCTCAATAAAGTAGTAGACGAGTTTGATGGCAAAATTCACTTTGTAGAAATTGATATCGACAAAGAGCGCGATATTGCAGAAACTGCCGGAGTGTCTGGAACACCAACTATTCAATTGTTCAAAAATCAAGAACTCTTAATGGAAGTTAAAGGTATCAAACAAAAGAGTCAATACCGCCAGTTGATTGAAGCCAATTTGTAA
- a CDS encoding nucleotidyltransferase family protein: MSIRELLDQQRSEILRIAAQHGAYNVRVFGSVARGEARPDSDIDLLVELESSRSLLDRVALMQDLEDLLGTKVEVATEKGLQASIRDRILCEALPL, encoded by the coding sequence ATGAGTATTCGTGAGCTACTTGATCAACAACGATCAGAAATTCTCCGCATTGCGGCTCAACATGGAGCGTACAATGTGAGGGTTTTTGGTTCAGTAGCACGAGGTGAAGCACGACCAGATAGTGACATTGATTTGTTAGTAGAACTAGAATCGAGCCGCAGTCTTTTAGATCGCGTGGCACTGATGCAAGACTTAGAAGATTTATTAGGCACGAAAGTGGAAGTTGCAACCGAAAAAGGACTACAAGCGAGTATCCGCGATCGCATTTTGTGCGAAGCATTGCCCTTGTGA
- a CDS encoding ABC transporter permease: MAVTKHPLPLRLKSSSNLSVSRQLMRIGFMMTLIFVLLAIFAPVFQAWGWIQSPLESLNNPSHVPPSAEYWFGTNREGYDVFSRTLYGTQVALQVVVLATMLSLIIGVPLGLVSGYLGGSLDRTLLFLMDTIYTLPGLLLSITLAFVVGRGIFNAAIAISISYIPQYYRVVRNHTVSVKTELFVEAAQAMGASTWRVISRYLFLNVIQSVPVLFTLNAADAILTLGSLGFLGQGLPPRVPEWGHDLRQALQALPTGIWWTAFFPGMALTLLVVGLSLLGEGLSEFINPHWRKQR; the protein is encoded by the coding sequence ATGGCTGTAACGAAACACCCACTTCCCCTAAGGTTAAAATCTTCTAGTAATTTGAGCGTCTCGCGACAACTGATGCGCATTGGGTTTATGATGACCCTGATTTTTGTACTGCTTGCTATCTTTGCTCCAGTGTTTCAAGCTTGGGGATGGATTCAAAGCCCACTAGAATCGTTGAATAACCCCAGTCACGTACCACCTTCAGCAGAATACTGGTTTGGCACAAATCGGGAAGGTTACGATGTTTTTTCGCGAACGCTGTATGGTACACAGGTAGCGTTGCAAGTTGTTGTTCTTGCTACGATGTTGAGTTTGATTATTGGTGTGCCATTGGGGCTTGTAAGCGGGTATTTAGGTGGTAGCTTGGATCGCACTTTGCTGTTTTTAATGGATACAATTTATACTCTTCCTGGATTGCTACTATCTATTACACTGGCGTTTGTTGTAGGAAGAGGAATATTCAATGCAGCGATCGCAATTAGCATTTCCTACATACCGCAGTATTATCGTGTTGTGCGCAACCATACTGTCAGTGTCAAAACTGAATTATTTGTCGAAGCTGCTCAAGCTATGGGAGCATCAACTTGGCGAGTAATTTCGCGATATCTATTTTTAAATGTGATTCAGAGTGTTCCGGTGTTGTTTACTCTAAATGCTGCTGATGCAATTTTAACGCTAGGAAGTTTAGGGTTTCTGGGACAAGGCTTACCGCCAAGAGTTCCTGAATGGGGACACGATTTACGCCAAGCTTTACAAGCACTACCTACTGGCATTTGGTGGACAGCATTTTTTCCAGGAATGGCATTAACATTACTTGTTGTCGGATTATCCTTGTTAGGTGAAGGCTTGAGTGAATTTATTAATCCCCACTGGCGCAAGCAAAGGTGA
- a CDS encoding type II toxin-antitoxin system VapC family toxin has translation MQQTLKQLILDAGPLIGLFSANDRDHDVCQAGFKQLSQSQTTLLTPLPVIFEVYKWLLYRATPTIAQSTLTVMHESLHIIPLNQIDFHEISAMIRTLPQWQGSLEDASVILLAQRYQCPVWTLNYRDFGIFKSLAFWNPL, from the coding sequence TTGCAACAAACACTCAAACAATTAATTTTAGATGCAGGACCACTAATTGGACTTTTTTCAGCTAATGATAGAGATCATGATGTTTGTCAAGCTGGATTTAAGCAACTTTCCCAATCTCAAACTACATTGCTAACACCACTGCCAGTAATATTTGAAGTATACAAATGGCTGCTTTACCGAGCAACACCAACTATAGCTCAAAGTACTCTGACTGTAATGCACGAGAGCCTACATATCATACCACTCAACCAAATCGATTTCCACGAGATTTCTGCTATGATACGAACGTTACCGCAGTGGCAAGGTAGCCTAGAGGATGCGTCAGTTATCTTATTAGCCCAACGCTATCAATGTCCAGTTTGGACGTTGAATTACCGAGATTTTGGGATATTCAAATCACTGGCATTTTGGAATCCTTTGTAA
- a CDS encoding inorganic phosphate transporter, which produces MILQLGLTALLAFYVAWNLGANDVANAMGTSVGSKAVTLRQALIIAGVLEFAGAVLFGHEVSETLATEIVNPAFFVAEPQVLLIGMFSVLLAAGLWLQIATSRGFPVSSSHAVVGAIAGFSWVAVGVQAIDWSLIGTISLAWVVTPLISGTIAALFYRVIKFSILDRQNSIQQLNEWIPWLSTALLSVFGVIVLPKISQPIYTYFHEQLHWNIPKHDFPIGIGAIAAISLTMVSWKQLNGVKQDIIQVEKQLAKFQLLSACFVAFAHGSNDVGNAIAPLAVINYISLNNTVPVDGITIPLWILILGGAGIVTGLAVWGKKVIATIGEGIIPLQPSAGFCAELATATTILLASRIGIPVSTSHALVGGVVGIGLVQGNKSIQFKTVQGIIMAWLITVPAGALLGGTIFAIARYL; this is translated from the coding sequence ATGATACTACAGCTAGGATTAACTGCATTACTGGCATTTTATGTTGCTTGGAATTTAGGAGCAAATGATGTTGCTAACGCTATGGGAACTTCTGTCGGTTCAAAAGCTGTCACTCTCCGCCAAGCTTTGATTATTGCTGGAGTTTTAGAATTTGCTGGTGCTGTACTATTTGGTCATGAAGTATCAGAAACTTTAGCAACTGAAATTGTCAATCCAGCTTTTTTTGTTGCAGAACCGCAAGTTTTGTTGATTGGAATGTTTTCGGTATTGCTAGCCGCTGGATTATGGCTGCAAATTGCAACATCGCGTGGCTTTCCAGTGTCTTCATCTCATGCTGTTGTTGGTGCGATCGCAGGTTTTAGTTGGGTAGCTGTTGGGGTTCAAGCAATTGATTGGTCATTAATTGGTACTATTTCTTTAGCCTGGGTTGTCACTCCACTTATTAGTGGCACAATCGCAGCTTTATTTTATAGGGTTATCAAGTTCTCGATTCTCGATCGCCAAAATTCTATCCAGCAGTTAAATGAGTGGATTCCTTGGTTAAGTACTGCACTTTTGAGTGTTTTTGGGGTTATTGTATTGCCAAAAATTAGTCAACCAATTTATACATATTTTCACGAACAACTGCATTGGAATATTCCCAAACACGATTTTCCAATTGGGATCGGTGCGATCGCAGCAATCTCACTGACAATGGTGAGTTGGAAACAACTTAATGGTGTGAAGCAAGATATCATTCAAGTCGAAAAACAGCTAGCTAAATTTCAGCTATTGAGTGCGTGTTTTGTTGCATTTGCACATGGTTCTAACGATGTGGGTAATGCGATCGCACCTTTGGCAGTAATTAACTATATTAGTTTAAATAATACTGTTCCTGTTGATGGAATCACAATTCCCTTGTGGATTTTAATTTTAGGTGGTGCAGGAATTGTTACAGGATTAGCAGTTTGGGGTAAAAAAGTCATTGCTACGATTGGAGAAGGTATTATTCCACTACAACCGAGTGCAGGTTTTTGTGCTGAACTTGCTACTGCAACGACAATTTTACTCGCTTCGCGGATTGGAATTCCGGTTTCTACCTCCCATGCACTTGTTGGTGGAGTTGTCGGAATTGGACTTGTACAAGGTAATAAATCAATTCAATTTAAAACTGTGCAGGGCATAATTATGGCATGGTTAATTACAGTGCCTGCTGGTGCATTGTTAGGTGGCACGATCTTTGCGATTGCGCGTTATCTTTAG
- a CDS encoding type II toxin-antitoxin system VapC family toxin, producing the protein MLLVIDSSVLAKWLFPEPLHSQARTVCQDWESSKVELIAPNLIFVEVGNIIWKKQRLGLITQEEATSSIFDLLDLEIPTVESQVILAEAYSLAERLDRTVYDALYLALAQVNSANMMTADLRLYNAVASKLDFVEYLANYQGLADRE; encoded by the coding sequence ATGCTATTAGTAATTGACAGCAGTGTTTTAGCGAAATGGTTGTTCCCAGAACCATTGCACTCACAAGCAAGAACTGTATGTCAAGATTGGGAATCCTCAAAAGTTGAATTGATTGCTCCTAATTTGATATTTGTTGAGGTTGGTAATATTATTTGGAAAAAGCAGCGTTTGGGCTTGATTACGCAAGAAGAAGCAACAAGTTCGATCTTTGACTTACTCGATTTAGAGATTCCAACTGTCGAGTCGCAAGTTATCTTAGCAGAGGCTTATAGTTTAGCAGAACGCTTGGATCGAACAGTCTATGATGCCTTATATCTTGCGTTAGCTCAAGTCAATAGTGCTAATATGATGACTGCTGATCTCCGCTTATATAATGCGGTTGCTTCAAAGTTAGATTTTGTGGAGTATTTGGCTAATTATCAAGGGTTAGCAGATAGAGAATGA